A genomic region of Miscanthus floridulus cultivar M001 chromosome 3, ASM1932011v1, whole genome shotgun sequence contains the following coding sequences:
- the LOC136546248 gene encoding uncharacterized protein yields the protein MSAAAVAPRAPGAARRLSSQSPKPPGARDNKEPPPQREDADKAKDARRRLPPSLSAPSPSPSPTRGAAASMLLRRAAGSGGRGSSSSYVHPSSSLSVSCASEASTESFCSRASTGRIGRRPAGPPVGAPRRRAAGSAGRPSARPAATSRKVASSSSVVVPGVAAAATVQVVVPPVVGLLNAEPTAASAGPPRCPWVTPNTDPCYAAFHDQEWGVPVHDDKKLFEMLTLSGALAEMAWPAILSKRDTFREVFMNFDPQLVAKLNEKKFLAPCSLASSLLSQHRLRIIIENARELLKVIDEFGSFDSYCWSFMSNKPMVGGYRHTREVPLRTAKADAISQDLMRRGFLGVGPTVVYAFMQAVGMANDHLVTCYRFEECCDIIESSAAPSEGYDGDNGKKPPPVSDQEVSMLCGLVQCVTLEPSRAATAAVISIS from the exons ATGTCGGCAGCGGCCGTGGCTCCCCGCGCGCCCGGCGCCGCTCGGAGGCTGTCGTCTCAGTCTCCGAAGCCGCCCGGGGCCAGGGACAACAAGGAGCCTCCTCCCCAGCGCGAGGACGCCGACAAGGCCAAGGACGCTAGGAGGAGGCTGCCGCCGTCGTTGTcggccccgtccccgtccccgtccccgaccAGGGGCGCCGCGGCGTCCATGCTGCTGCGCCGCGCCGCAGGCTCCGGTGGgcgggggagcagcagcagctacgTGCACCCGTCGTCTTCGCTCAGCGTCTCGTGCGCGTCGGAGGCGTCCACCGAGTCCTTCTGCAGCCGGGCGTCCACGGGCCGGATCGGCCGCCGCCCCGCGGGGCCGCCCGTGGGGGCTCCGCGGCGGAGGGCAGCGGGCTCTGCCGGCCGTCCCTCCGCGCGGCCGGCGGCGACGTCCAGGAAGGTTGCTAGTAGCAGCAGCGTCGTCGTGCCAGGCGTTGCAGCGGCGGCCACTGTTCAGGTGGTGGTGCCGCCGGTTGTGGGCTTGTTGAACGCAGAACCCACCGCGGCGTCAGCGGGGCCGCCGAGGTGCCCCTGGGTTACCCCTAACACTG ATCCCTGCTACGCTGCCTTCCATGACCAAGAGTGGGGAGTTCCAGTACATGACGACAA GAAACTGTTCGAAATGCTGACTCTGTCTGGTGCACTGGCTGAGATGGCATGGCCTGCAATTCTCAGCAAGAGGGACACCTTCAG GGAAGTGTTCATGAACTTTGACCCTCAGTTGGTGGCAAAGCTGAACGAGAAGAAGTTCTTGGCGCCATGCAGCCTTGCTAGCTCCCTGCTGTCGCAACACAGGCTGCGCATAATCATTGAAAACGCACGTGAGTTGCTGAAG GTCATCGACGAGTTCGGATCGTTCGACAGCTACTGCTGGAGCTTCATGAGCAACAAGCCAATGGTTGGCGGATACCGGCACACGCGGGAGGTGCCGCTGCGGACAGCCAAGGCCGACGCCATCAGCCAGGACCTGATGCGGCGGGGGTTCCTCGGCGTCGGGCCGACGGTGGTCTACGCCTTCATGCAGGCGGTCGGCATGGCCAACGACCACCTCGTTACCTGCTACCGCTTCGAGGAGTGCTGCGACATTATTGAATCTTCCGCGGCGCCGTCTGAGGGCTACGACGGTGACAATGGCAAGAAGCCGCCGCCAGTGAGCGACCAGGAGGTGAGTATGCTGTGTGGGCTGGTGCAGTGCGTCACCTTGGAGCCATCGAGAGCTGCCACCGCCGCTGTGATCAGCATCTCATAG
- the LOC136541955 gene encoding uncharacterized protein: MVAPDVKAETMKLMDQRGGLEAEMDAIIARLTAPGGPGITGGLVDAEGFPRSDIDIPNVLAQRRRLAELRNDHKDVTNKIDKNLEILHSAKLSRNEQSTSRRSDTTSPSHIGSTQSEPMEEDHVTKLPFAMIDEITDGSPASVDGLQLGDEIVKFGNVEAGDQLQERLISEALSNEDSQVSLVIIRQESAMNLTITPRKWHGRGLLGCHFRML; this comes from the exons ATGGTGGCGCCGGACGTGAAGGCGGAGACGATGAAGCTGATGGATCAGCGGGGTGGCCTGGAGGCGGAGATGGACGCCATCATCGCCCGCCTCACCGCGCCCGGCGGGCCGGGCATCACCGGCGGTCTCGTCGACGCCGAG GGTTTCCCCAGGTCCGACATCGACATCCCGAACGTGCTCGCCCAGCGCCGGAGGCTCGCTG AATTGCGAAATGATCACAAGGATGTTACAAATAAAATTGATAAAAATCTTGAGATTTTACACTCAGCAAAGTTATCAAGGAATGAGCAATCAACCTCGAGGAGGTCTG ATACAACAAGTCCTTCACACATTGGATCAACTCAAAGTGAACCTATGGAAGAGGACCATGTGACCAAACTTCCTTTTGCCATGATTGATGAAATCACGGATGGTTCTCCTGCTTCTGTGGATGGTTTGCAACTTGGAGATGAGATAGTAAAGTTTGGGAATGTGGAAGCTGGTGACCAATTGCAGGAAAGGCTCATCTCTGAAGCTCTTTCCAATGAGGACAGTCAAGTATCTTTAGTCATCATTCGCCAGGAATCAGCAATGAATTTAACAATTACACCAAGAAAGTGGCATGGAAGAGGACTTTTGGG GTGCCATTTTCGGATGCTATGA